The Brassica oleracea var. oleracea cultivar TO1000 chromosome C6, BOL, whole genome shotgun sequence genome includes a region encoding these proteins:
- the LOC106299737 gene encoding defensin-like protein 313, with the protein MESKKSSFSTLLLITFMIMFIISEPKSVDASVAPCNHPVGPYTESCFDDCVTGKYGYSYESAFCRRDSTGTCVICCCEIINE; encoded by the exons ATGGAATCTAAGAAATCATCGTTCTCTACTTTACTGTTGATTACCTTCATGATTATGTTCATCATTTCTG AACCAAAATCAGTCGATGCATCTGTTGCACCTTGTAATCATCCGGTTGGACCATATACGGAGTCATGCTTTGATGACTGCGTAACTGGAAAATACGGATACAGTTATGAATCCGCTTTTTGTAGACGTGACAGCACTGGAACTTGTGTGATATGTTGTTGTGAGATAATCAACGAATAA